From a single Nicotiana tomentosiformis chromosome 2, ASM39032v3, whole genome shotgun sequence genomic region:
- the LOC138904548 gene encoding uncharacterized protein, with amino-acid sequence MKRLQLQVFVDSQLVIDQLLGSYEVKKLELLPYHDYTKKLMGWVGDMTIQHVPRKENKKADALAALASSLTLHDQAQVTVCQKWVVPPPNEVEDEGNELKHLVVVFEAEKEEW; translated from the coding sequence ATGAAGCGGTTACAATTGCAAGTCTTTGTTGACTCTCAGTTGGTGATCGAccagcttttaggtagttacgaggtcaagaaacTTGAACTGCTCCCATATCATGATTATACTAAAAAATTAATGGGATGGGTCGGTGACATGACTATTCAACATGTTCcaaggaaagaaaacaagaaggctgatgctttagctgccctagcttcatcgttaaccctgcatgatcaagcgcaagttactgtctgccaaaaatgggtagtaccgccgCCAAATGAGGTTGAAGATGAAGGaaatgaactcaagcatcttgtcGTTGTTTTTGAagctgagaaagaagaatggtga
- the LOC138904547 gene encoding uncharacterized protein — translation MEESLWAYRTTHCTPTQATPYSLVYRVEAVLPLERQIPSLRLAIQEGITKENARLRLAKLEALDEKRLEAQQSLECYQARLSRAFNKRVRPISFQVGDQVLAIRRPIITSHKPVGKFTSKWDGPYVVQEAYSSGAYKLVDADGMRIGPINGKFFKKYYP, via the coding sequence ATGGAAGAATCTCTATGGGCATATAGGACGACTCATTGCACGCCAACACAAGCGACTCCTTATTCACTCGTTTATAGAGTCGAAGccgtcttgccactcgagcgtcaaataccttcattacgactggctattcaagaagggatcactAAAGAAAATGCTCGACTTAGATTAGCAaagttggaggctcttgatgagaagaggttggaagctcaacaaagtcttgaatgttatcaagctcgattgtctcgtgcattcaataaaagagttcgcccgatatcctttcaagtaggagatcaagttCTTGCCATacgaagacccattattacttcccataaacctgtagggaagttTACTTCgaaatgggatgggccatatgtcgtacaagaagcttactcaagtggggcttacaagctggttgatgcagatggcatgagaatcggccctatCAATGGTAAGTTTTttaagaagtattatccttga
- the LOC138904549 gene encoding uncharacterized protein, protein MDLVRERKIVFEDEKASANQVSITFGAFSLDVLCSLKEIKDEKLLENNKVEVDHHDNDEGWTLVTHCRRHKRSPRKESIEQQKRKMMVKRPRIWNLVKHLKKAKVEVHHPQKPRHLVTLEEFLPSWFHAKISHEGINAYCCHDDKEEEKSDDLPSAPSSEKFIESIPQEVNACEEKVTFTNDNLLLGDTLYNRLLYLVGYMGDERVNQILVDGESSVNILPISAVKELGIPMNELSESRVMIQGFNQGGQRAIGTIRPWIHENKVVPSTYHQCLKYYEGEIEKKIIVDDEPFTEAESHFVDVKFYSKNYIVKEPKADDGIKRKNDEPTTTIAEVIGGSAKAVTEEVQPNANKSHRGDIASYGKKAVKLSSKPLAGFVAQNRLQNMALPTQRTCEGFDPNAYRLFAKAGYNPNEPSKLGNLPSEAAMRQPREGLGYKKLSPMRISIRRASSNYITVEDESTASNRPFVFDRLGKSTARTFVFEILGPLKQGNKFQRNYRNTRTPALPKIQKISKDFQSLVPSRMKRQTKVMVSCDEVLKVKPYTMFYTKECDEDEESVGSLYHVTAQGEHGVLSLMEDDEKLDDISPCYHISFNDGDPQEDEDAKNAPSELEEGVKATIDALKKEFRDVFAWSYKEMPGLDHKVAVHHLVVKNGARPIKQAQRRFRSNLVPLIETEVNKLIEARFIREVKYPTWVSSIVPVRKKNGQIRVCVDFRDINNACPKDEFLFPIPELMIDATTGVMPFGLKNAGATYQRAMQNIFDALLYKNVECYVDNLVVKSRKRATT, encoded by the exons atggacttggtcCGTGAAAGGAAGATCGTGTTTGAAGATGAGAAGGCGAgcgcaaaccaagtctctatcacctttggcGCATTTAGTCTAGATGTGTTATGCAGTTTaaaagaaatcaaagatgaaaaaTTACTGGAGAATAACAAAGTCGAAGTAGACCACCATGATaatgatgaaggttggacgttggtgactcaTTGTAGGCGCCACAAAAGGAGCCCacgaaaagaatcaatagaacaacAAAAAAGGAAAATGATGGTGAAAAGACCAAGGATATGGAATCTGGTTAAGCAtttgaagaaagcaaaagtggaggtgcaccatcctcaaaagccacgacatcTAGTGACCTTGGAAGAGTTCTTACCAAGTTGGTTCCACGCGAAGATTTCCCATGAGGGTATTAATGCATATTGTTGCCATGATGACAAAGaggaagaaaagagtgatgacctaccatCGGCACCATCTTCGGAAAAGTTCATCGAGTCCATTCCTCAAGAAGTTAACGCGTGCGAGGAAAAAGTTACGTTCACAAATGACAACCTTCTACTAGGTGACACTCTTTATAACCGCCTgttgtacctggttggctatatgggtgatgaaagggtaaatcaaattttggttgatggagaaTCCTCAGTGAACATCTTGCCAATTAGTGCTGTGAAAGAACTCGGTATTCCCATGAATGAACTTTCAGAAAGTcgtgtgatgatccaaggattcaaccaaggggggcaaagagccataggtACGATCAG gccttggatacatgagaataaagtggttccatctacctaccatcaatgtttgaaatACTACGAAGGTGAAATCGAGAAGAAGATAATTGTTGATGATGAGCCATTTaccgaggctgagtcacacttcgtTGATGTAAAGTTTTACTCGAAGAACTACATTGTGAAGGAGCCAAAAGCTGATGATGGCATCAAAAGAAAGAATGACGAGCCCACAACTACAATAGCTGAGGTGATTGGTGGTAGCGCCAAAGCTGTTACTGAGGAGGTACAACCTAACGCGAATAAATCTCATAGAGGGGATATTGCGTCTTATGGTAAGAAA gcagtaaagttgtcctcaaagcCACTTGCAGGGTTTGTAGCCCAAAATCGTTTGCAGAATATGGCACTCCCTACACAGCGAACATgtgaaggttttgatcctaacgcttacaggctatttgcaaaagctggatacaatcccaatgagccATCAAAGTTAGGGAATCTCCCATCAGAAGCTGCGATGAGGcaaccacgtgaaggtttgggatacaagaAACTGTCACCAAtgcgcatctccataagaagggcgagcagcaattatatcactgtagaagacGAATCTACTGCTTCTAACAGGCCTTttgtctttgatcgacttggaaaatcaactgcgAGAACTTTTGTATTTGAGATATTGGGTCCATTAAAGCAGGGGAATaagttccagagaaattatcgaaatacaagaACACCCGCTTTGCCCAAAATTCAGAAGAtctctaaagatttccaaagtttggttccttctagaatgaagcGACAAACAAAAGTCATGGTTTCGTGTGATGAGGTACTGAAGGTGAAGCCATACACTATGTTCTACACTAAAGAAtgtgatgaagatgaagaaagcGTGGGTTCTTTGTATCATGTTACTGCACAAGGCGAGCATGGTGTTttatctctaatggaggatgacgAGAAATTGGACGATATTTCACcatgttatcacatatccttcaatgatggggaccctcaagaagatgaagatgcaaaAAATGCTCCCTCGgaacttgaagaaggggtgaaggcaacgattgatgccttaaaaaaa gagtttagggatgtctttgcttggagttacaaagaaaTGCCTGGATTGGACCAtaaagtagcagtccatcaccttgTGGTCAAGAATGGCGCTCGTCCTATTAAGCAAGCTCAAAGGCGCTTTAGGTCAAACTTGGTTCCCCTGATTGAaaccgaagttaacaaactcattgaagctagatttattcgggaagttaaatacccaacgtgggtttcaagtattgtccctgtaaggaagaagaatggccagattCGAGTGTGCGTCGACTTCAGGGATATCAACAAtgcgtgtcccaaagatgaattctTGTTTCCTATTCCAGAGCTtatgatcgatgctactactgg ggtaatgccttttggcttgaaaaatgctggtgctacttatcaaagggctatgcagaatatttttgacGCCCTTCTCTACAAAAATGTCGAATGCTATGTGGAcaacttggtggtaaaatcaagaaagagggcgaccacttga
- the LOC138904551 gene encoding zinc finger BED domain-containing protein DAYSLEEPER-like, translating into MKALMVIIWSTFSSTQTSSRNIDELQFYLQKQTEPRTKKFSPLGWRHENEKQFPVLFAMARDVLNVPISTVASESIFSQARQQLGDTRHSLGSNALEVLVCSEIGLDQNEEIRDVKMLINQKMGNLEIY; encoded by the coding sequence ATGAAGGCCTTGATGGTTATAATTTGGTCTACATTTTCTTCTACTCAAACtagtagcaggaatattgatgaacttcaattctacttgcaaaagcaaaCAGAGCCTCGCACAAAGAAATTTTCACCGTTGGGATGGAGGCATGAGAATGAAAAGCAATTTCCtgttctttttgctatggctcggGACGTGCTGAATGTGCCAATTTCAACTGTTGCATCAGAGAGTATATTTAGTCAAGCACGGCAACAACTAGGAGACACCCGTCACTCATTGGGAAGCAATGCTTTGGAAGTTTTAGTATGTTCGGAGATTGGATTAGATCAGAACGAAGAAATTAGGGACGTGAAGATGTTGATAAACCAGAAGATGGGAAACTTGGAGATATATTAA
- the LOC104101570 gene encoding mitochondrial import inner membrane translocase subunit Tim9, translated as MDKSMIGDLDSLPEADKLKMAAMIDQLQIRDSLRMYNSLVERCFTDCVDTFKRKTLDKQEETCVRRCAEKFLKHSMRVGMRFAELNQGAPTPD; from the exons ATGGACAAGAGTATGATTGGAGATTTGGATTCACTACCTGAAGCAGATAAGCTTAAAATGGCCGCCATGATTGACCAGCTCCAAATTCGTGACAG TTTGAGAATGTATAATTCCCTGGTTGAAAGATGTTTCACGGACTGTGTAGATACCTTCAAACGCAAAACTTTGGACAAACAGGAGGAGACCTGTGTCAGGCGATGTGCTGAGAAGTTCTTGAAGCATTCTATGCGTGTGGGTATGAGATTCGCAGAGCTTAACCAAGGCGCACCAACACCAGATTAA